From Plasmodium malariae genome assembly, chromosome: 8:
gtatgtattatatatgtatgtatgtattatatatgtatatgtattatatatgtatgtatgtatatatatgtatgtatgtattatatatgtatgtatgtattatatatgtatgtatgtattatatatgtatgtatgtattatatatgtaagtatgtattatatatgtatgtatgtattatatatgtatgtatgtattatatatgtaagtatgtattatatatgtatgtgtatgcatgtatgcatGCATATAACATACGTATGTGTATTTGCATATGTgtcttcatctttttttccctttgtTCTGAATTCATTTATACGCAGAGCCGAGGAGGAAGCCAAGAAGAAGCTCTTGAAtgcaaagaaaaaataggTATTCACTTTTTTAGTTTAcgtgtaaatatatgaaacatggaaaataaatgaacactTATTTCCAAATTAACTGTAAAACTTATGGCgtacaacatatatatatatatatatattgaatcTTTTACAAGagaaattatatgaataaaatgggaaaaaaaaaaaaaattaataataccgcaaaattaaatataacagAACAAtcttacattattttttaaaaaaaatctcAGTAAGAATAGTATgtgtttcttcttttttttttttttcttaactatttaagtttatttttatagattaaatattgaaatatatgtacaatatgTACAGGGCatgaaataacaaaaaaaaacaaaaaataaaatgcaactgctctttttatatgaaaagagatgaaaaaaaaaaaaaaaaaatcttcttttaaatgattacaactttttttttaaatgttacaACGTTTTCTGTTTTCTTTGAAAGTGAAAGGATATAGACGTTGAACGAAATTTATAGAAAGACCCCTTGTATATGTTGAAAGGGGGCAAACGAATAATGAGTAAAGATTCCTATTGGACTAtagcttttaaaaaaaattaaattaatgattaatacataaatatttatacatatatatatacatataatttaacgaaaaattttaaataataaaacaatcaGGATGTGTAAGTTtgtattacaaaaataaggAAGTTGCAAGCGTATTATTAATAacgatatacatatatatgtatatatgagtgTATAAgcgtgtatgtatatatatggacaACATTACAAAATATGGATTGTAGATAtgcattattaattaattttaaaattagttCTCTATCTTTAAGGCGTttcccattttatttttgttcatactctcttcatatattattgcacagttataattaaaaatttttttttttttttttcttgtttatttaacgcaaaaaagaaaataaaccGTTATAAATTCTTATACGCTACTTTGTTTTCGCAGTACTATATTTTGCAAGGGGCGTTTCTTTTATTCTACTACTCTTTGCTCTATagtattatttcatttctttttattttaacacaGAACAGTTAATTCACATTTAAACATCTAAATTCACCTAGAATAAACAtacacaatatatatttatttgctCACGTGTTTAGTATATGTTAAcccatttcattttattttactcctttatttttttaatttttttttttttttgttttcatgcCTTTGAACTTGTAAatgaactttttaaaaatttacaggtgctcgcaaaaaaaaaaaaataaaataaaataataattaaaataaacgaAGTCAAGCACAGTAGCTCTCATATTTTAGGggggggggaaaaaaaaaattacattcctcctattaattttatatgaagATTAGATTCTGAATTAGTATGAACATGtactaatataaatataaattatacgtcatattatatagtaatacaaatgaaaataagCATGTGAGTGaacgaaaaatatatattatgtaaggAATGACGGTGGCTTTTAAGCCTCATACCCCTTTATCACTACGAAAAGTTCAAAAAACTATGAAAAATGactacatatattttgttcataacCCAATGAGTGCATAAAAACTGAACAAAATGcgcaaattttattttcataagaaataaaataataatactgcagttttgaaaaaattatatcgcAAATgctacataaaatatatgcaataaGAGTACACATGGCAACaaacaaaatatgaaaagcgtattgtaaaggaaaaatacTTGACCAAACCTTAAATTAgcttgataaaaaaaaatacataaatatgtatacatatgcatattgtaaatgtataacatataataattatatgtttgttgttacatatatatatgaaaacacAATAAATTGTATCGAACGCAGAAAAAGCATTTTCgcacatattatttaaaattaaaaagaaaagaaaaatccaaaattttaagtttttcATTACTTTGTTTACTCcgcatatttaaatttttttacattttatattatttcccTTTTCACATTTATTTAACTGAGAAAATGGCAGTTGGAAAAAACAAGAGAACAtcgaaaggaaaaaaaggtggaaagaaaaaagtaactgatgtttttacaaaaaaagaatggtATGACTTAAAGGCCCCCAAAATGTTTCTGGTGAGAAATTTTGGTAAAACACTTGTTACAAAAACTATTGGAAAAAGTAAGtggaaaagataaaagaaGTTAAAATGGagctcatttttttttttttctttttttttttttttgttaatgaATTATGCTGACTTGTTCAtgtgttttttttgtaaaatgaaatgcgatctaaaatatgtaacttaaaatgtataaaatatatgttacagTTTTTGAAATATGTAACTAATTACATGTTGGAATTCGCCCATGTAATCAGTTTTCTACCACaatgttatatatgaataacaCCTTGCTTCATATTGCCATTTTATCATACATTTTTTGCAAGTTGTTTCTCACGCACTTTTTGCAAGCAGTTTTTTATGCACAGTTTGCCTACTTTTTATGTACACATTATTTACAACCTGACGtgttcatataatataatgtatgtGTACCTGTGTGCGTTTACACAGTTGCTTACGTTATTACATATGAttgtttgtatttatattttttttgatggATCAgatgtttttattaaataacataCCATTTTAATTTcgtttcttttcattttattctcTTGCCATtctgtttttattttgtttccaTTATGCTGCCAttatcttttcattttttttgtttttgtacgCCTTCCCCCGTTAGAACTGGCAACTGATAGCTTGAAGGGAAGAATTTATGAAGTGAACTTAGCTGACTTGAATAATGATGAAGATCAGGCacataagaaaataaagctGAGTTGTGatcatattataaatagaGATTGCTACACAGATTTTTGTGGATTAAGTATTACAAGGGATAAGTTATGCTCTTTAATAAGAAAAGGGTATACCCTAATTGAAGGTTTTACAGATGTAAAAACTATTGATAATTACCATTTAAGAATGTTCTGTATTGCTTTCACGAAAAAACGACAAAATCAAACTAGAACAACATGTTATGCGCAAACTAgccaaattaaaaaaatacgaaaaaaaatggtagaTATTATGAATGCTGAGGCGAGCAAGgttttattaaaagatttagtaaaaaaatttattccgGAATCTATAGTTAAGGAAGTTGAAAAACAATGTAAGAAAATTTTTCCCTTacaaaatgttttaattagaaaagtaaaaattttaaaaagaccCAAATTAGATATTTCGAAACTAATGGAATTGCACACAGACCCAAAAGAAGATTCAGGAAAAACTGTTAAGGCCTTACCAGAGTCCAAAGAGGCTACTAACATTTTAACTGCTGAACTTAAGCATTAAAAGCAAGTGGATAAATAGCTTTTTTTAATGCATTGTAGAACTTTTCATAAGCTCATACCAGTATGGggcgtacatatgtatatgtatgtatatatataccattaCGCAGTTTATATacttgtgtatatatgtctCCATTTCAGccatttcaattttttttttttttaaatacatatttgtacattttattgcacatctatatatgtatacatacatatgtacataaacacATCCTCGTGCATATGCGCTTATACGTGAATATGGAAGTGTTAATGTTGTACCTATTTACATTGTATTTAAAGAATGGAgtcttttttcgttttttataaatttttttaaaatacattttttatgaaaaacatgatattatatatatatatatatatatgtatgcgtatatatttaaaaaaaaaaaaaaaaaaagtcaagGTTGAAGTCAAAGACAAGGTTAAATCAAAAAATGTGTAAGCATATACTTTGAAAgtaagaattattatttttttttttttatcttgtaTAGGAAAATTAAAGGTAAAAAATTAGTTcagttttataattaataataaaagtacgTTGTGATGGAAGTTATCCTGAGTAACTTGTTAAGGTGAAGAAgttctaatttattttattttttttactaatgtTCTGCAATCTAATTAATAGAGGCTTTAGATCTGtcgtaaaaaaataaagagaaagaaaGCATTTTAAAgtagaataataaattatatcgtcattggaaaaaaaatgaaaaaagaaaaatcaaaAGTAAAAgcaaaagggaaaaataatttgaatagTGGATAATATGCTTAGAAATATGTTCTATGTTTTTTGTACCCTTTTCTTGTTCGTATTGGACATgggtttttttaaatatttctttaatgtTAATCAACAAGTCCTTAAATAGAAAAACAGAAATAAACGAAACAGTTGATGTTACATGGATATACTTGCTATTTTGCCATACGagtacataatatatgtgtgcttatatacataaatatatatgcttatgtggacatacatacatgtacatttatgtgcatatacatgGGCATTTATGCACACATAACAAGAGAAATGGTTAATTTTTACGTTTAGCATATTTGAATGTTTGCTTATTTCAAGTTCAATTTTTTCCACTTGTTCCTCaagtttttttcttttttcttccacaataatatttttattcttaaggATACTtgccttttcttttttaagctctactattttttttttaaataatttaagaaatgtattttttacgAAATGCAATGGCAGGCAAGttggaggaaaaaaaaaaaaaaaaaaaaaaaaaaaaaaaagaagaaaatattggCAAGTAATTAATTAGACGAAAACGCATGTAAACAAGTCGTAAATGACCAAAATGCACTTATTcattaattacatatttcaCTGTACGACTTCTCGGACaacatttttaaatcatCTAACATATCatgaatttctttttctatatttttatattggtTTAGTATCTGTTCATAttcatttacaaaattttcgtagttctctttgttttttatttctagctgtttaatattttcgattttattttctctttgttcttttataatGTTCATAAGTTTCGTTTTTTCCGCTGATTACAACGAAAGGGGAAAATGGCACGGAAAAGTGCATAAcgtatttaattattttatttgtaaagtGAACGAAGAAAAGGGGAAAGGTGAGGAGAGAtgagagaagaaaaaaaggaagaaaaaaaaagaaaagagaagGGGGAACAGAAAAGCGAGACGTTAGAAGAGAAAAAGTGAAAGAGG
This genomic window contains:
- the PmUG01_08033300 gene encoding conserved Plasmodium protein, unknown function, producing the protein MKSGADKNKKKEDVQLMKARELKEKIESMKNDLAEKTKLMNIIKEQRENKIENIKQLEIKNKENYENFVNEYEQILNQYKNIEKEIHDMLDDLKMLSEKSYIELKKEKASILKNKNIIVEEKRKKLEEQVEKIELEISKHSNMLNDLLINIKEIFKKTHVQYEQEKDLKPLLIRLQNISKKNKIN
- the PmUG01_08033200 gene encoding 40S ribosomal protein S3A, putative; the protein is MAVGKNKRTSKGKKGGKKKVTDVFTKKEWYDLKAPKMFLVRNFGKTLVTKTIGKKLATDSLKGRIYEVNLADLNNDEDQAHKKIKLSCDHIINRDCYTDFCGLSITRDKLCSLIRKGYTLIEGFTDVKTIDNYHLRMFCIAFTKKRQNQTRTTCYAQTSQIKKIRKKMVDIMNAEASKVLLKDLVKKFIPESIVKEVEKQCKKIFPLQNVLIRKVKILKRPKLDISKLMELHTDPKEDSGKTVKALPESKEATNILTAELKH